The sequence TACATATGTCGCCTGCGATCATTATCACTTAGATAGACATCTACCTTGCGAGATTTGTAAACATTACTTCCAAGTAGCAACCCTGAGTTGGGCATACCTTGAGGAGCAACTATCTCTTTTCTAGCTGTTCTCTCAATCGGAGTAGCTACAACACCTGGGATATCTTCGGGCAGATGCCAAATGGTTGCCAACTCAGCAACCGACAAAATTGTATGACGATTCCTAACTGGAAAAAAGTGAAATATATAATCAGTTGCTAATTTTGCGCTGTCTTTGGTCTTATAAAACTTTAAGTTATTCAACCCTTGAAGGTTAAACTGGGTAAAGCTTGATTTGATATCATTAAGGATCATGCTTGACCTAGTTTGCTCATCTGAACTGACAATCACCCTGACCAAGGTCTCAAAGGTTGGTAAATTGGCCTTGTCATTGATTTGTTCTGACTTCTTTTGATCTTGGGCACTTGGACCTTTTTCTGAGCCACCTGACTTACCAGAATCTGCTTCAGAATCTGGATGCTTAAAGATAGCAGTAAAAAATACCTTATAGCTAAACAAATGCTTGAATAAATCCTTCCAAGGACTATCCTTATGTGTACCCTTGGCCATTGCGTCAGCCACGGAATTTGCTGACTTGTACCATTTCTTATTAGTATTAGGCCTGATTAATATCTGGATTGCTGCTCCATCATCGTCTGATAACTCAGACAAACTATTGAGTAAAGAGCCAATTGCGTCAAACTCCATGTTGTGATAATTTGCGATTGGATAATAACTGGACTTACCTAGATAGAATTCACCACCAGTAATAGTCTTGATGTTGGACTTATCGGAAAAAATATTATGATCTTCGACTTGTGTAATCTGAACATTAGGATAACCTGCACCAACTGCTTTCTTGACAGATGAGACAATACTGTAGGGAACTACTAGATAAAAATAGATTCTTTGACCTTGGGCGATTACCTCAAGGGCTAGATGTTTGTGTCCATAAAGCCTACCGACATTCTCCCCTACTATTCCCGATATTTGAGTCAAAGCTGCCTCAGCCCGAGCAACATTAGCTTTGAAACTTTCCCTAGAATCTTGCGATCCCCCTTCACTCTTTTCTACAGGTGGCAGCTGAATTAGCAATGGTACCATTTTAAGAGACCTTTCTAAGTCCTTAGTCTTGCGTAACTTAGTCAAATAATGGGTTGCCACTACAAATACACCGAGTACAATTAAAGTCAACCCCAATACTAATACAAAAAATGAAACTAGATTCATTGATCTTGCTTAATATCTAGTCCTTTAGCTTTTTTGAGGTATTCAACATTGAGACCTGACTCTGCTATTTCTTCATCTCGAGGTTTACTAGCTAAATCTGAGATAATCTTTTGAGCTTTACCAACAAATTCTTTAATCATCTCCTGATCATCGGAGGCCAGACTAGTGGGTTGTGCAGTTTGACTTTGACTGCCCTTTGTCAGACCATTGACTGGACTTGCTGAGCTAAGACTTGATACAAGAGTACTGGTCGAACCTATCGAGGGCATAGCTGCCCTAGTATTAGCTTCAGGAGCCGATACTACCTGCTCCCTGGGTTGAGCCAAATTCAATTCGGGAGAAGCCTGTAGCCCTGCTTGGCTCCCTGATATTGTTTCTTCAATCATCTTATGTTTATTTTAACATAAAATTATCAATTTCACCTGCCATAATTGATTTGAGATCTTTGACTTCTACCCCCGTTCGATGATCCTTAATCAACTGATATGGCTGAAAAGTATATGTTCTAATTTGTTCACCCCAGCTGGCTGATTTATCTTGGCTCTTGAGCTGACTTAGATCTTTCAAATGCTGTCTCTCGGCTAGATCTTCAAGCTTGGCGTACAGTAGTTTCATCGCAAGCTCCTTATTTTTGAGCTGGGATTTCTCGTTTTGGATAGCTACTACGATGCCAGTAGGCAAATGGGTTACTCTGACTGCCGAATCTGTCGTATTAACACTTTGCCCACCATGTCCACTAGAACGGTAAGTATCTATTCTTAAGTCATTTGGATCAATCTCCACTTCGACCTGTTCTATTAGTGGCAAAACTTCGACCAAGGCAAATGAAGTCTGACGAAGATTATCCGAATTAAAAGGGCTCATTCGGATCAAGCGATGTACTCCTGATTCACGAGCCATCCAGCCATAGGCATACAGACCAGCTACCTCAAACTGGATTGACTTAATGCCTGCTTCGTCGCCTGGACTCTTACTAATCAATTCTATTTGATATTGATGTCTTTTGGCCCATTTGAAGTAAATTTCAGACAAAATTTCTGCCCAATCCATAGCATCAACTCCACCAACTCCAGCACTAATTGTCACTACCGCATTATCTTGATCATGCTTGCCATCAAATCGACTTTCTTGAATCAAAACCTCTGCCTGATCAATTACTGCTCTCACCTCGTCTACCAAATATTGATCCAGATCTGGGCCTAATCCTGTGACTATTTCACTCGCTAGATCCAAATTCTCGAGCACCTTGTCCCAAGTTTCCAAAGCTTTATCCAGTTGC is a genomic window of Candidatus Saccharibacteria bacterium containing:
- the prfB gene encoding peptide chain release factor 2 — encoded protein: MKKTVDIEDELKQVYQKFVRAHKKQDLDSKRIKLSSLNLDINNPDFWQDPERATRISQQAGQLDKALETWDKVLENLDLASEIVTGLGPDLDQYLVDEVRAVIDQAEVLIQESRFDGKHDQDNAVVTISAGVGGVDAMDWAEILSEIYFKWAKRHQYQIELISKSPGDEAGIKSIQFEVAGLYAYGWMARESGVHRLIRMSPFNSDNLRQTSFALVEVLPLIEQVEVEIDPNDLRIDTYRSSGHGGQSVNTTDSAVRVTHLPTGIVVAIQNEKSQLKNKELAMKLLYAKLEDLAERQHLKDLSQLKSQDKSASWGEQIRTYTFQPYQLIKDHRTGVEVKDLKSIMAGEIDNFMLK